Proteins encoded by one window of Cervus canadensis isolate Bull #8, Minnesota chromosome 18, ASM1932006v1, whole genome shotgun sequence:
- the LOC122420362 gene encoding GTP-binding nuclear protein Ran encodes MAAQGEPQVQFKLVLVGDGGTGKTTFVKRHLTGEFEKKYVATLGVEVHPLVFHTNRGPIKFNVWDTAGQEKFGGLRDGYYIQAQCAIIMFDVTSRVTYKNVPNWHRDLVRVCENIPIVLCGNKVDIKDRKVKAKSIVFHRKKNLQYYDISAKSNYNFEKPFLWLARKLIGDPNLEFVAMPALAPPEVVMDPALAAQYEHDLEVAQTTALPDEDDDL; translated from the coding sequence ATGGCTGCCCAAGGAGAACCCCAAGTTCAGTTCAAACTTGTTTTGGTTGGTGATGgtggtactggaaaaactacattcGTGAAGCGTCATCTGACTGGTGAATTTGAGAAGAAGTATGTAGCTACCTTGGGTGTTGAGGTCCATCCTCTTGTGTTCCATACCAACAGAGGACCTATTAAGTTCAATGTATGGGATACAGCTGGTCAGGAGAAATTTGGTGGACTGAGAGATGGCTATTATATACAAGCTCAGTGTGCCATTATAATGTTTGACGTAACATCAAGAGTTACTTACAAGAATGTGCCTAACTGGCATAGAGATCTGGTACGAGTGTGTGAGAACATCCCAATTGTGTTGTGTGGCAACAAAGTGGATATTAAGGACAGAAAGGTTAAGGCAAAGTCAATTGTCTTCCACCGAAAGAAGAATCTTCAGTACTATGACATTTCTGCCAAAAGTAACTACAACTTTGAAAAGCCCTTCCTCTGGCTTGCTAGAAAATTGATTGGAGACCCTAACTTGGAGTTTGTCGCCATGCCTGCTCTTGCCCCGCCAGAGGTGGTCATGGACCCAGCCTTGGCAGCACAGTACGAGCACGATTTAGAGGTTGCTCAGACAACTGCTCTCCCGGATGAAGATGATGACCTGTGA